GTTCGCTATCGCCGCAGCCTGATCAGCCTTCCATCCTGCGCTTGAGCCAATCGCGGCTTTCGGCGCGCCAGTAACTGGCTTGGGCGGCGAACAGGCCAAAGGGGCGCCAGGCGCGCTCGAGGCCGAAGGCTTCGAATTGTCGCCATGACAGGTCGCCTTCGGCGATCGCCGCGGCGAGCAGTTCGCCGGCGGCGCAGGTGGAACTCAGGCCATGGCCGCCGAAGGCCTGCGCCCACCACAGGCCGCGACCATCGCCGCCGAGCTGCGGCATCTGGTGGCGTGCGTAGCTCATCAGGCCGGACCAGGCGTATTCGACGCGTACGCCCTGCAATTGCGGAAAGACCTTGAGCAGATCGCGCAGCAGCAGGCGCTGCACCGCGCGTGGCGAGCGATCGCGCACGCTGATGCGCCCGCCCCAGAGCAGCCGCGTGTCGGGCAGCGACCGGTAATAGTCGAAGGCGAAACGGGTGTCGTAGATCGCCGCGCGCGTGGCCAGACATTCGTCCAGCCGGGCGCCCAGCGGCTCGGTGGCGATCACGTAGGTGGCGATCGGCAGCACTGCGCGATCGACGCGCTTCTCGAGTCCGGCGAGATAGCCACCGCAAGCCAGCACGACGTGCTCGGCATGCACCTCGCCCGCATTGGTGCGCAATCGCCAGCCCGCGCCGTCGCGTTCGAGCCTGCGCACCGGACTTTCCTCGTAAATGCGCACGCCCTGCTCCGACGCGGCGGCGGCGAGGCCGATCGCGTAATTGAGCGGGTGCAAATGCAGCGCGTCGCGCTCGTAGAGGGCGTCGTAGTAGCGATCGCTGCGTACCAGCGCGCGCAATTCGTTCGCGGGCAGCCATGCCCATTCGACACCGTAGTGTTCGGCGAGCAACCGCTGGCGTTCGCGCAGCACCTGCGGGTCGCGGAACCAGTTGGCCCAGATGACGCCCGCGTCCACCGCGTCGCAGGCGATGCGGTAATCCGCGATGCGGGCGCGGATGCGCGAGACGCCATCCAGCGTGAGCCGGAACAGCGCGCGGGCGCGTTCGTGGCCGAGGCGATCGAGCAGCGCCTGTTCGCCGAGTGCGTAGCCGGCGAAGACGAAGCCGCCATTGCGACCGGAGGCGCCGTGCCCGATGCGCTCGCGCTCGAGCAGGACGACGTCGCGCACGCCGCGCTCGGCCAGCCCCAGTGCGGTGTTGAGGCCGGCATAACCGCCGCCGATGATGGCGACTTTCGTCTCGTGCCGGCCGGACAGCGGCGCATATGGCGCATACGGCGTCGCGGTGGCCTGGTAGTACGAAGGATTCGCGGGCATCGGCATCCGCGCTCCGTGCCGTGGCTTGAAGTCGCGCGAGCATAGCGCAAGCCTCGCGCGGAGCCGACACGCCGCCGGTGCCTGCCGCGCGAGCGCTATTGAACCAATGTCACCGCCAGCGGGCGCTGGTCGCTGCGACCATTTCGCATTGCTCTACGGACGGGCGGCATATTCGCGCACGATCGGGGCGAGCTTGGGATCCTGCAACGCCATGTGCATGGTGGCGCGCACGAGCCCGGCCTTGTTGCCGCAGTCGAAGCGGATGCCTTCGAAGCGGTAGGCCAGCACCTTGCCCTGCTCGCCGATCAGCGACTCGATGGCGTCGGTGAGCTGGATCTCGCCGCCGGCGCCCGGACGGGTTTCCTCCAGCAGCCTGAAGATGCGGCCAGGCAGCACATAGCGACCGACCACGGCGAGGTTGGATGGCGCCTCGGCCGGCTTGGGCTTCTCCACCATGTTGCGGATGCGCGCGCTGCGACCGCCCGTCGCCTCGGCATCGACGATGCCGTATTTGTCGGTGTCCTCGGGCGGCACTTCCTCCACCGCGATGACGCCCGCGTTCTCCGCCTCGGCCAGCTCGGCCATCTGGCGCAATGCGCCGCGGGCGGGGTTCCAGATGAGGTCGTCGGGAAGCACGATGCCGAAGGGTTCATCGTCGCCGATGACCGGCCGCGCGCACAACACGGCATGGCCAAGGCCGAGCGCCTCCGGCTGGGTGACGAAGATCGCCCGCACGTGCTTGGGCAGCGTGCCCTGCACCTGGGCCAGCAGATCCTCCTTGCCCTTTTCCTCGAGCTTGGCTTCGAGTTCGTAGGCCTTGTCGAAATAGTCGGCGATGGCGTGCTTGTAGCGGTTGGTGACGAACACCAGGGTGTCTGCACCGGCGTCTACCGCCTCGTCCACCGCGTACTGGATCAACGGCCGGTCCAGCACCGGAAGCATTTCCTTGGCGACCGCCTTGGTCGCCGGCAGGAAACGGGTGCCTAAGCCGGCGACCGGGAATACGACCTTGCGCAGGGGTTTGCTCACTTGCTGTCTCCGGATTCGTTACGGCGGATGGATACGACATTGTCGGGCTGCGGACCGTCGCTCCAGCGGAACGACGGCAGCACGCTGGAGATGCAGCGGCGCAGTTCGTCTTCGTCGTATTCGTCGACGGCCGCGGCGGCGCGGGTCAGCAGCGCCTGCAACAGCTCCCAGGCGACCTGGCGCGGCTGGGCCAGAAAAATCTTGGCATGGCGAGTGGCGCTGTAACTCTCCTGTGGATGGAACAGTTCCTCGAAGAGCTTCTCCCCCGGCCGCAGCCCGGTATACACGATGGGAACCTCGGTGCCCGGCTTCTTGCCGGCCAGGCGGATCATCTGCTCGGCCAAGTCGCGGATCTTGACCGGCTCGCCCATGTCCAGCGCGAAGATCTCGCCGCCCCGACCCAGGCTAGCCGCCTGCAGGATCAACTGGCAGGCCTCCGGAATGGTCATGAAATAACGGGTGATCTCCGGATGGGTCACGGTCACCGGACCGCCCTCGCGGATCTGCTGGCGGAACAGCGGCACCACCGAGCCGGCCGAGTCGAGCACGTTGCCGAAACGCACGGTGAGATAGCGCGTCGCCGAGCGCGCATCGAGATTCTGGCAATAGATCTCGGCGATGCGCTTGCAGGCGCCCATCACATTG
The DNA window shown above is from Aerosticca soli and carries:
- the galU gene encoding UTP--glucose-1-phosphate uridylyltransferase GalU, which encodes MSKPLRKVVFPVAGLGTRFLPATKAVAKEMLPVLDRPLIQYAVDEAVDAGADTLVFVTNRYKHAIADYFDKAYELEAKLEEKGKEDLLAQVQGTLPKHVRAIFVTQPEALGLGHAVLCARPVIGDDEPFGIVLPDDLIWNPARGALRQMAELAEAENAGVIAVEEVPPEDTDKYGIVDAEATGGRSARIRNMVEKPKPAEAPSNLAVVGRYVLPGRIFRLLEETRPGAGGEIQLTDAIESLIGEQGKVLAYRFEGIRFDCGNKAGLVRATMHMALQDPKLAPIVREYAARP
- a CDS encoding NAD(P)/FAD-dependent oxidoreductase; this translates as MPMPANPSYYQATATPYAPYAPLSGRHETKVAIIGGGYAGLNTALGLAERGVRDVVLLERERIGHGASGRNGGFVFAGYALGEQALLDRLGHERARALFRLTLDGVSRIRARIADYRIACDAVDAGVIWANWFRDPQVLRERQRLLAEHYGVEWAWLPANELRALVRSDRYYDALYERDALHLHPLNYAIGLAAAASEQGVRIYEESPVRRLERDGAGWRLRTNAGEVHAEHVVLACGGYLAGLEKRVDRAVLPIATYVIATEPLGARLDECLATRAAIYDTRFAFDYYRSLPDTRLLWGGRISVRDRSPRAVQRLLLRDLLKVFPQLQGVRVEYAWSGLMSYARHQMPQLGGDGRGLWWAQAFGGHGLSSTCAAGELLAAAIAEGDLSWRQFEAFGLERAWRPFGLFAAQASYWRAESRDWLKRRMEG